From the genome of Spinacia oleracea cultivar Varoflay chromosome 2, BTI_SOV_V1, whole genome shotgun sequence, one region includes:
- the LOC130467000 gene encoding E3 ubiquitin-protein ligase SIRP1-like yields the protein MSFQYGSQFTTVSPFPVTYQPPPFTTVPPFLITNEPLQFTAMPPFAYQSQMSPQFIMMSSPCLQSPQLFYGYSLPSSGGDTWASDFNDRVLERVTTSSGNYIGTSEDLPVENILGFVPADRTTVENLEVKKAGEELATHDEVCSVCLQGWENGQEAKILPCGHYFHPACADQWLLTNRFCPLCRFELPAAEQNEDCKLTEEES from the coding sequence ATGTCTTTTCAATACGGATCACAATTCACAACCGTGTCTCCGTTCCCAGTCACGTATCAACCTCCGCCATTCACAACCGTACCTCCTTTTCTGATCACGAATGAACCGCTGCAGTTCACAGCCATGCCTCCTTTCGCATACCAATCGCAGATGTCGCCGCAGTTCATCATGATGTCGTCCCCATGTTTACAATCACCGCAGCTATTTTACGGCTATTCATTGCCGTCGTCAGGAGGAGACACGTGGGCATCTGACTTTAACGATAGGGTGTTGGAAAGGGTAACGACCTCATCTGGTAACTACATTGGCACTAGTGAAGACCTTCCCGTAGAGAACATTCTCGGTTTCGTACCCGCCGATCGAACAACGGTCGAAAATCTTGAAGTGAAGAAAGCCGGAGAAGAGTTGGCGACACACGATGAGGTTTGTTCAGTATGTCTACAAGGATGGGAGAATGGACAAGAAGCCAAGATTTTACCGTGCGGCCATTATTTTCACCCCGCCTGCGCAGACCAGTGGTTGTTGACCAATCGTTTCTGCCCACTATGTCGTTTTGAGTTGCCGGCAGCTGAACAGAATGAAGATTGCAAACTAACAGAAGAAGAAAGTTAG